The genomic region ATAAGTGATGACGTGAAAGGTGTTGATCATGCCGGTGACCGTTCCCAGCAGGCCCAGCAGGGGCGCGATGGTGGCCAGCATGCCCAGGGTGGACAGAAACCGCTCCAGGCGCGGCACTTCGTTTAAAATCGCTTCCTGCAGGGCGTTTTCCATATCCTCCCGGCTCATCTGCCGAAAATCCAGGGCAGTCCGGATCACCCTGGGCACGGACTTTCCCTTTTCTCCGTCGCACAGCCGGCAGCAGGAGTCCCAGTCCTCCTGCCGGATGCAGGCCGAAACCCGGGCCATGAACGCCTCGGCGTCGCAACTGCCCCGGCGCAGATAACGGACCCTCTCGGCGATAATGCCCAGGCCGAGAAAAAAAATCAGCACCGTCGGCCAGACAATGGGACCGCCCTTGGGAATCTGCGCCATCAGGCTCAGTTGATGGGTCATTTGCCGCAGGGCGGCGCCGCCGGAGATATCCAGCCAGACGGAATCGGTTTTACCGGACAGGTACTTCCGGATCGATCGGACCGTTAAAAAAGGCGGTTTTTCGGACAGGGCGAACAGGCCCCGGCTGGCGTCGGAATACAGCGCGAAACCGGTTTCCTGTCCGGTCTGATAGGCCGCGGTCAGATTGCCGATCAGCAGAATGTCGGCGGGAGACTCCTGGCCGCCGCGGTCGATCACCGTTCCCGTCACCCGGCGGACCTGTCCCGACCAGTTGATTTCCTGCAGCAGCATATCCGTCATGTCACGGACCACCGCCATGGAGGGCAGCCGGTCGGTTCCGGCCAGCCCGGCCATCCGGCCCTGACGGTCATCCGTCAGCGCGCTCTGGGGACTGTGCCGGTAAATCTCTTCCATGTCCCGGGCAAAGCCGCGGACAAAGCCGGCGATTTCCCTGACCAAACCTGACAGTTCTGACAATGATTTCTGAAGCGACAGCGTTTGAGCCGTCAGCTGTTCCACCTGTTTTTCAGCCCCGGCGACCTGCGGTTTCAGGGCATCATTCTGCTTCTCCAGTTCAGCCACGGCCTGCTGCAAAGCGCTTTTATCGGCCAGGATCTTCCGGCGGCTTTCTTCCGCCTCCAACTGCGCCTGACGGGCCGACGCTTCGGCCTGGCGCAGGGCAGCATCCTTCTTCTCCCGCATCTGTTCGTAATCCAGGCGCATGTCCCCGGCGGCCACCGGCCGGACGCAGACAAGAATGAAACACAACAGAACATAGAACTTATTCATGCGGGTTGCCCTCCCGTCCGGCCAGTTTCCCCAGGGGGAGTTTGACCAGATCCGCGGGCCGGCGTTTTTCCGCCATGTCGATGGCGGCTTGCAGGTCCCGGCACCAGCGGCCCGGCAGGGGCCGCCACGTCCCTTCGGCGACACTGTAATAACCGGCCAGGTTCTGGTCCGGCGAGAGGCAGAACAGCGCCACCCGCCCGACCCGCAGCACGGAGAACATGCGCTCATCGCCCTCCAGCCGGAGCTGCTCCTGGTAAACGTCGGAGGTGTTGCCGTAAGCGGCTTCCACCAGAAGGGTCTCCATTGTTTTCCGGAATTTTTCGCTGACGCTCACCTCCGGATCATCCAGCACCTGTTTGAGATGATCCAGGCGATCCTTTCTTTCCGCCGACAGAAACGGCAGATCGGCTTCCACCTCCTGCCGGATGCGGGGATAAACGGAGGCCAGAAACGGTTCGATCTCGGCGGCCATGGCCCTGGCTTCGTTAATCTGCGTTTCCAGGGACAGGGCCAGGGACTGGCGGTCGGCGATTTCCTTTTGCAACTGCGTCAGTCGGTCGGTCAGATCCGCCTGCTCCCGTTGCAGCTGGTCGTATCTTTCGGTCAGCCGGATCCGCTCCTGCTCCCACAGATCCATCTCCTTCTGGGTGCTGATGCGGGTATCGATGGCCTGGTCGATGGGCGCCTGAAGCCGGGCGGCAAAATCCTCGGCCATCCCTTCCGGCGACCAGCAGCATATAACAAGGCCGATGATACCTGCCGCAATCATTCTTTTCAGTATCATAAAAGCTCCCTAACCTTATACCCTTAACCTTGAGCCCTGAACCTTGTACCTTCTAAACAAAAAACCCCGGACCGAAACCTTCGATCCGGGGATGCCCCTGTTTTATCCGCAAGATCCGGCCGCCTCCGCCGCCCGGCGGAGAACCCGGCCTGTCAATCAGGCAGGTCTTCTGACTCTCGAATCATCCTACCGGCCGCGCCTTCCCATTTTGCATCAATGCAACAGTGACATACGTGCGGCGTTCGTCCTCGATTACAGCGGCGGGTCCGCTCCCGATTTTCACGGGATTCCCTATTAAGCCAACGGCGCCTGATTTTTTCCCGTATCCTATCGACAATTCGCTCGAATATCAAGGGGTTTGTTTCCGGGACCGAATGAAAACAGTTGACGTCGAAACAGGCCCTGATATAAAAGATGAAGAAAATTTTTTCATATACTCCCCTTTGCCGCGGACATCCATAATGAAAAATACAAAGACCGTCTTCTGCTGTCAAAACTGCGGGCACCAGTCGCCCAAATGGCTGGGGCGGTGCCCGGAGTGCGAAAGCTGGGGCACCTTCGTGGAAGAAGCGGTGGGGATCTCCGTCGGGAAAACCGCGCCGGTCATGGCCGGACGGGCCGCCAAACCGGTGCCCCTGGGAGAGGTGACCATCGGCGACGAGCAGCGGCGGAAAACGGGCATCAGCGAATTTGACCGGGCCCTGGGCGGCGGCATCGTAGCCGGCTCGCTGATCCTGATCGGCGGCGACCCCGGCATCGGCAAATCCACCCTCATGCTCCAGGCGGCCCAACGGCTGGTGGAAGCCGGTCACAAGGTGCTGTACGTCTCCGGCGAGGAGTCGTTAAAACAGCTGAAAATGAGGAGCGAACGGCTGGGCGGCAGCCGCGCCGCCGACATCCTGGCGGTGGCGGAGACCAGCATCGAGACGGTGGTGGCCACGGCCGATGCGTTGCGGCCGGACGCACTGATCATCGATTCCATCCAGACCATGGCCAGCCCGGATTTTTCCTCGGCCCCGGGCAGCGTCGGCCAGGTTCGGGAAGCGACCATGCGCCTCATGGTCATGGCCAAGCAGACCGGCGTTCCCGTTTTCCTCATCGGCCATGTCACCAAGGACGGCTCCATTGCCGGCCCCCGCACCATGGAACACATGGTGGACACGGTCCTCTATTTTGAAGGCGACAAGAACCAGGTCTTCCGGATTCTGCGGGCCGTCAAAAACCGCTTCGGCTCGACCAATGAAATTGGCGTCTTTGAGATGAAAACCGCCGGCCTGGATGAGGTAGCCAACCCCTCGGCCGTCTTCCTTTCCGAAAAGCCGGAAAACTCCCCGGGATCGGTGGTCTCCGCCAGCATGGAAGGCACCCGGCCCATCCTGGTGGAACTCCAGGCCCTGGCCAGCCGCTCCGGCCTGGGCATGCCCCGACGGACCATCCTGGGGCTGGACCAGAACCGGGTCGCCCTGCTGGTGGCGGTCATGGAGAAAAAGCTGGGCATGGAACTGATGGGCTACGACGTGTTCATGAACGTGGCCGGCGGCGTGAAAATCAGCGAACCGGCCGTTGACCTGGGCATTATCGCGGCGGTGGCCTCGAGCTTCCTTGACCGGCCCATCAAGCCCGGAACCGTGGTGCTGGGGGAAGTGGGCCTGACCGGCGAAGTACGGGCCATCAACCATATTGAAACCCGGGTGGCTGAAGTCAAAAAGATGGGATTTAACAGCTGCCTGCTGCCCTACAGCAATGTCAAACGCATGCACAATGAAAAGCAAATCACCATCACCGGGGTAAAAACCATATCGGACGCCATCGAGGCCCTGTTCTGATCCGCCGGGGGAAACACGTCTTATGAGCCGCAACAACAACAATCCCTGGAGCCGCCCCGACTTTTACGCCCGTCAGGCGAAAAAAGATCATTATCCGGCCCGCTCGGTATACAAGTTGATGGAAATACAAAAAAAATACAAGTTGCTCCGCAAGGGGGACAAAGTGGTCGATCTGGGCTGCGCCCCGGGTTCCTGGCTGCTGTACGCGGCCGAAGTGGTCGGGGACCAGGGAACGGTGACCGGTATGGACCTGACGGCCGTCACCATCGGTCTGCCACCGCGGGCATCCGCTCATGTCATGGACATGTTCGAGCTGCGGTCGGACGACCCGCTTTTCTCGGGCAAAAAGGCGGACGTGGTGTTAAGCGACATGGCGCCGTCCACCACTGGTCATACCGGCACCGACGCGGCCCGGTCCCAGGATCTGGCCATGGCCGCCCTGACCCTGGCCGGGGAGATTCTCAGGCCAGGGGGGAATTTCGTCTGTAAACTTTTTCAGGGAGAAGATTTTAAAATATTTACGGATATGGTAAAAAAACAATTCAACCGGTCTGCGATCTTCAAACCGGCCAGTTGCCGGAAAGACAGCCGGGAAACTTACATTATCGGATTAGGGAAAAAGGAGCCGGGCAATGTCAGGTCATAATAAATGGTCGTCCATCAAACACAAAAAACAGGCGGCGGACGCGAAACGGGGACAGGCGTTCACCAAGCTGATCAAGGAAATTACCGCGGCCGCCCGGGCGGGCGGCGGAGACATCAACGCCAACGCCAGGCTGCGCAGCGCCATCGCGGCCGCTAAAATGGAAAACATGCCCAAGGACAATATGGACCGGGCCATCAAAAAGGGAACCGGCGAGCTGGACGGCGTGAATTACGAAGAACTCACTTATGAAGGCTATGGCCCAGGCGGGGCGGCCATCTTTTTAGAATCCCTGACGGACAATAAGAACCGGACGGTCAGCGATATCCGCCATATTTTCAGCCGCCATGCCGGCCGGCTGGCGGAGAACGGCAGTGTTGCCTATCTGTTCAAGAAAAAGGGGTATTGTGAAATCGACAAGGCCACGGCCGATGAAGACAAAGTGATGGAAACGGCCATTGAAGCCGGCGCCGAGGATGTCCGGGAGGCGGAAGGCAGTTTTGAGGTCATTACGGCGGTGGCTGATTTTGAAGCCGTGAAGCAGGCCCTGACCGACGCGGGCATCACCTGCTCTCTGGCCGAAATCACCATGCTGCCGCAGAATACCATCGACCTGGGCGAGAAGGAGTCGGAGCAGATGTTAAAGCTCCTGGAAGCGCTGGACGACTGCGACGACGTTCAGAAGGTTTATACCAACGCTAACCTGGATGAAAGCGCCGGCGCCTAAATTCTTGCCTACCGCAACGCCAGCATCCGCTGGACCGCGTCAAGGGCCCGCTCCTGGATGTCGGCCGGCACCTTGACTTCAGGGCCCATGTTTTCAAGGCAGTCGACGATCATTTGCGGGGTGATGCGCTTCATGTCCGGGCAGATCATTTTTTCCGAAACCGGATAAAACGTCTTTTCCGGGCAGGCTTTCCGCAGGGCGTGCATCAGGCCGTTTTCGGTGGCCACCAGAAACTGATCGGCTTCCGAGTCTTGAGCATATCGCAGCATGCCGGAGGTGCTCAGCACCGCGTCGGCCAGGTCCAGCACCTCGCCGCGGCATTCCGGATGGGCCATGACCACCGCGTCCGGGTGCCGCTTTTTGGCCGAGAGGACATCCGTTGCCCGCAGGGCATCATGGATGGGGCAACAGCCGTCCCAGAGATGAATTGTCTTGTCGGTCAGGGAGGCGGCGTAAGACGCCAGGTTCCGATCCGGCGTCATCAGCAGTTCCGCCTCGTCCAGGCTGTTGACCACCTTGACGACATTGGCCGAGGTGCAGCAGACGGTGGACATGGCCTTGACCGCGGCCGACGAGTTCACGTAGGTCACTACCGGCATGTCCCCCAGTTCCTTTATTTTCGCCCGCAGGGCCGGAACCGTGACCATGTCGGCCATGGGGCAGCCCGCGTCCGGCGCCGGGAAGAGGATGGTCTTGTCCGGGCAGACAATGGAGGCGGTTTCGGCCATGAAATGTACGCCGCAGAAGACAATCACCTCGGCATCGGTGGCCGAAGCCCGAATGGACAGCTCCAGCGAGTCGCCGCACAGATCGGCCAGGTCCTGAATTTCCGGCGGCTGGTAGTTATGCGCCAGAATGATGGCGTTGCGTTTTTTTTTGAGCGCTTCGATCAATTCTTCGGATCCAGCAGCAGGACATCGGCGTTGGCCGGGGGTTCAAAGATAAACAGGGCGTTTCCCAGGGGTTCTCCCAGGCGGATGTCTGAAAAAATAATCCGGGTGGTGTCTTCATAAGTATTCATGGTTTCTATTTCCTCGACCAGACCGCTCTGCCGGGAAACATAGAAGTAAATCGCCGCCAGGTCACCTGTTTTCTTGTTGGGCACCAGCTTCAAGGCATAAAAGCCTTCGTTGGTCCGGTTCGAGTCGATGGTCACCTGATTTTTTTCGCTGATGGTGTTCAACGCCGCCAGAAAATTGACGCCCTGACCATCGTCGAACAGGGCCGGAGTATCACCGGTCATGACCTGATTTTCAAGCGGCTTGTAGATCCAGAGCTTTTTCCCGTCGGTAATGATCTGCTGGGGGTCGGGGGTGATATACTCCCAGCGCATCATTCCCGGATCCTTGAAAAAGGCCTTGCCGGCAGCCGTGTCGGTTATGTCCATTGCCTTGAGCGTGGACACCTGTTCGAAACGGGCGGAAAAACTGCCGCTGGCATAGGTAGACTGAATCTGCTTCAGCAGATCCGCGGCCGAAGCCGGCGTCGAAGGGGCCGGGTCGGCCCAGGACCAGACGGCCGTCAGGCAGACTGACAGCCAGAAACAGGTAACCGCGACTTTTTTCAATGGGTCTCCAGACTAAAAATCATCTCCGGGGATGGCGCCGTGTTCAATCATGACGCAGACCTTCAGGATTGGCTCTGGTGATTGATAAACTGTACACCGCAGCCGTATCGTCTGGCTCCGCCGATTTCTATTTCCAGGCACCAGCGGACTTCCGCCCGGCACTGTCTGGCAGGGCCGAAACCGCCTGAGTCTAACAACGGATCATCATCGGTTTTCACCATGACATACGATCCGGTGTCCAGGGGTGATGACAATTCAAAATACACCCCGCCCTCGCTGTAATTGAGCATCAGGGCGGACGAGAGTCTCCGGGGACTGTCCCTGACGACAACAATGGGTACCGCGCATGAAAACCTGGGATGCGCCCGCCGCTGCAATTCTTTTTCCATCTGACTATACATCTTTTCCGGAACCGGCAAGCCCGGTTCCCGACGACAAACACGTTTGAGCAGCATGAACGACCGGCGCCGCTTAACCCGGATATTTTGGTTGCCACGCTCACGGCTGCAGCCACACGACTGCACCCTTAATAAAATCAAGATATCAGACACCGACTTTCAAGTCAAGAAACGATTCCCTGGCGCCGATGGGTTTGAACAGGAACGCAAACATGCCGGGCACATGATTAGCGCTACGGGCCAACAGGCAAAACCGATACGTTTTTTCGGTACACATTTGTTTCACTGCATCACCACAAAAACGCTCTCCCGAATCAGATTCAAGTGAAGGCGGCCGGAGAGGACCTGCCATGGGAAAAAAAACATTCTTGTTTTCAAATGGTTTTTAAAAACATGGCTGTGAATCCTTCAAGTGGCATGAGCCTTGCTAATCACTGACAAAATTATCAACCGGTTTTTTTATTAAAAAATGCCGGCGGGGTCGGATCGGAAAACGCCAAGCCCGGTGGCAGCCGAAACAAAAACAAAATAAGGAGAACAAAACCATGAAGATTGAAATCGTAAAAAATGTCGTCGATTTTACCCCCGAGAATGCCGATGAACAGTCCAAGCTCGAGGCCCTCTGGCGGCTGATGGTGGATTGCGTCCGCTTCAACAAGAAACTGGTTCCCATGGGTGAATATGTCCCGCAGAAAAAGAACAAGGCCAGTTTTGTGATTGAAGGCATGGCCGGCGGCAAGACCACCGAGTACCCGGAAGTGCATGTGGAGGCAGACTGCCGCTGTTACTGTCAGACCTGCAACAAGTATGTCGAGCTTAAGAAAGGGGACCGCATTCCGCCATGCTGCGGCAAGCTGATGGAAGTGCTGGACTGATGCCCGGACTTATTGTAATCTGCTTAATAAGGGGAGAGGCCCTGCCTCTTCCCTTACGCTGAACCTTAAACGGGACCAGGGTCATCCGTGCCCGGTTCCGGAGCAAGCCCTTCCGTGTTCTTTTTTTGAAACATCATAAAAAAGGAGAAAACAATGAAAGCACGCATCACCAGCCAATGCATGGGAGACCGTAACTGCAACAAGTTGTGCCCGGAAGTTTTTCAGTATGATGAGGACCAGCTTCTGTCCGTGGTTCAATTCGGTGTCATCCCTGAAAAATATGAAGACCTGGTTCGCCAGGCGGCCAGTGAATGCGGGGCTCAGGCCATCGAAATCGAAGAATAACCGATCACCTTACCCGGTAAGGGCTATGCCCGCATCCGGTTTAAGGCCACCTTTTAAAAAATATATCTGTTAAAAGGTGGCCTTGAGGATTATCTATGGGAAAATTCCGTGACAGCCGGACCGCCCGCAATCTAATGCTATCCTTTGCCGGCGAATCCCAGGCCCGCAACCGCTACACGTATTTCTCCCGCCGGGCCCTGGAGGAAGGTTATGTGCAGATCGCCGACATTTTCCGGGAAACGGCCGACCAGGAGTGCGAACATGCCCTGCGCTTTTTCAAGTTTTTCAACGGCGGGGAGATGGAAATCACCGGCAGTTTCCCCAGTGGCGTGATCGCGGACACTTACGCGAATCTGACCGCCGCCGCCGACGGCGAGCGCTTTGAACACACCCGTCTTTATCCTGATTTTGCACAGACGGCCCGGGACGAAGGGTTTGAGCGGGCGGCCGAAACATGGGAGGCCATCATCGTTTCCGAGCGGCAGCATGAAAAGCGATACCGGGAACTGGCGGCCAACCTTTTGGCGGGAAAGACGTTTGCCCGGGAGAGGGAAACGGTGTGGCGCTGCCGGAACTGTGGTTACCTGCACACCGGTACCCGGCCCCCGGACAAATGCCCCGCTTGCGTCATGCCCCGCGGTTATTTTGAACTGCTGGCTGAAAACTGGTAGAATGGATTTTCGCTATCGCGTCGGCTTGTAGTCGATAACCGTCAGCCGGATATTACCGATCACGGGAATCAGGTCAAGTTGCTGGTCCAGCCGGCCGCCGGCCAGCCGGATATGGGTCACGTCCGCCGGCATCTGGCCGAAGGTGGCGTCGGCGGTTATCCACCGTCCGGCGTAAAGGCGATTCCAGGCGTGATAAAAGAATTTTCCCTTCAGGTACACCAGACCGGTTTCCACCTGGGCGGGTATCCCCGCGGCTCGGGCCAGGGCCGCCAGCAGCATGGCGTGCTCATTGCAGTCCCCCTGCCGGTGCGTTAACGTCGACAGGGCATTGGGCATGGATACGACCGGTTTCTTGTCGATATTTTCGTATACCCACCGCATCAGTCGCTCCGCCTGCTCCCGGGGCGACCCACCCGGAGCTACAATTTCAGCAGCCAGTTGACGGATGGCGGGATCGTCGGACTGAATCAGCGCGTCGGGCTGAAGGAAATCTTCCAGATTCTTTTCCGGCTCTTCCGCCCGGACCTGTTCCACAAGGTCCTCGCTGGTAACGGTCAACTCCTGACCGGACAGGGCTTGCCGGCCCCCGGCCAGGGCCAGGGAGGCGGTATCGATGCCTTCAATTTTCACCTTCAGCATTTCCAGTTTTTCCGGCGCGTCAAAGGTGACATTGGATGTGATGGCCAGCATCTCCGTCAGGTCGCCCCGGCCGCCTTCAATTCTTTCCAGGGCCAGATGCTTGTCGGTCTTTTCCAGAACCAGCCCCATCAATCCGCTCTCCCGCAGCACCTCACCGTTTTCACTGATCCAGACCTGCTGCCGGGCTCCCTTGAACTCAATCAGCAGGCGGGTGGCCGCCTGCTTCATGCCCATAATGACGATATCTTCCTTTTCCTCAACCGTTACCCGGATGGGCACAACCGCCATGCTGGAAGGATCGAAGAGAGGCACCGACAGGGTGTCTTTCGGGGCCATGCCCGAATTGCAGACGGCGTAGGCCAGTCCGGCGGACAGATAGGGAGCGGACGACAGCGGCAGGCGGATTTCACTGGGCTTCCCTTCCGCCACGGCCGTCACCACCAGCGTCTTATCCTCGACCCGGCCCGTGGCTGAAAATTCAAACGGCCCGGATCGCAGCCGGCTGTCAAAAGAGCGCAGGGTCAAATCCCGGTTGAGAATGGCCTCCGTGTGAAGATTGACCCGGTGCGTCAGTCCCATGATCCCGACCTGCAAAAACAAGGTCTCGGCGAGGCTATAGTGATCTTCCCGATTGCTGAAAATGGAGTGGGAATAACCGATTTTGCTGTCATTCTGCAGGATTTTCATCCATGTTTCCCGGTCCGGAAGCGTCTGGCCGGTTACAGTCACGGGTTTCCGGTTAACCATTCCGGAAAACAACCCCAGGCGAAAACCGAAAAGCCCCAGAAACAGCGCCAGGCATACCACCGCGGCGGCCCACAAACCCCGCATTGATCGTTTATCCGCCATATCAGACAATCCGCTTGAAAAGTTTTTCTATCTCCCGCACCGACCAGCCGATAATGGTCGGCCGGCCGTGGGGGCAGTGCCAGGGGTTGTCACAGGCATCCATCTGGTTCAGGAGGGCGCGCATCTCCTGCTCATTCATCCGCCGGCCGGCCCGGACAGCGCCGTGGCAGGCCATTACCGCCAGAACCTCATCCCGGGCAACTTGCAACTCCGGCGCCAGGCCCAGCTCGGCCATTTTCCCGGCCAGCTCCTGCACCAGTTGAACAGCGTCGGTGTCGGCGATGGGTTCGGGAATTGCCTTGACGACAAAAGTGTTCTGCCCGAACCGTTCCAGCACCAGACCGAAAGCCTCGCAGGCGGGCAGCATGGATTCCATGACGGCCGCCTCCCGGTGGGTCAGTTCCACCGTTTCCGGCACCAGCAGCCCCTGGCTTACCGGCTGGCGGGCTTCGGCGCGTTTTTTGAGTTTTTCGAACACCACCCGTTCATGGGCGGCATGCTGATCAATCAGAAAAAATTCGCCTTCCGATTCGCACACCAGGTAGGTCTGCCGGAACTGCCCCAGAACCGTCAGCCCGGAAAAAAAGAGCGCCCGGCCGGCTTCGCCGGTCCGGTCCGGAACCACCGGCGCCCGGACCTGAACGGGCGTCCGGTCCCGGTGATTTGCCTCCGGAAGCGGTAAGGTCCCCTGGGCCGGTCGGGGCCGGTCTTCAGGAAAAGGCCGGCCGGATACGGAATAGACCTGCGGGCGTTCCGCGACAATCGGTGGTTCGGTCTCTCGGGGAGAAAAGGCATCATCGGCGCCTTTTTCCCAGGGCAGGACCGGTTCCGCCCGCCACACCTGTTCAACGGCGGTTTTCAAGCTTTCGTAAACCCGTTTGGGGTCCGCGAAGCGCACTTCACTTTTGGTCGGATGAACATTGACGTCAACGCGGTCAAAGGGAATAGTGATGGAAATTACAGCCACCGGATAGGTTCCTTTGACCAGACGTCCCCGGTACCCCTCAAACAGAGCGTATTGCAGTCCGCGGTCCCTGACCATCCGGCCGTTTACAAACAGATAGATTCGCTGGGCCGAACGCCGGGTGATGTGGGGTGCGGCGATCCATCCGGAAACGGTGATCGCGCCGCTTGAGAAATTCAACGCATAAAGGCTGTCCCGGGTGTCCCGTCCCAGGGCGTCCGCGATTCTGTCCAGAGGGCGGGCGGTGGCCGGCCAGTTTTTTAAGGATTTTTCATTATGGGAAAGCCGAAAGTGGATATCGTGGCGACACAGAGCGAAGGTGGTCATCATATCGGCGATATGCCCCATCTCGGTTTCGGCCGATTTCACGAACTTGCGGCGCGCGGGGACGTTGAAGAACAGCTGCCGGACCTCCACCATGGTGCCCACCGGCGCGCCCACGTCCCTGACATTTCTGAGGTTTCCCCCGGAAATGGTGATTTCCGTGGCCGCTTCCGAAGCAGCGTCCCGCGTGACCAGAAGAAAGTTGGACACGGAGGCAATGCTGGGGATGGCCTCGCCGCGAAACCCCAGGGTGCCGATGGAAAACAGATCCGTTTCGTCCGTCAGCTTGCTGGTGGCGTGACGCTCCAGGCATAATAGCGCATCGTCCCGGGACATGCCGGTGCCGTTATCCGATACCCGGATGAGGGACAGCCCCCCCCGTTCCACCTGCACGGAGATATGCGTGCCGCCGGCGTCAATGGCGTTTTCGACCAGTTCCTTGATGACCGACGCCGGCCGCTCCACCACCTCTCCGGCGGCGATTTTATTGGAAATGCTTTCCGGCAGTACCCTGATGACGGACATGGTCAATCAGCATCCGGCTTTGCCGGAGACAAATTTCGCCAGAAACTCGGCTTCCGTGGGAGACAGGTCGAATTTCAGGACCGCTTCGTCGGCAATTTTCAGAGGGCTCCTGTCCGGACGGGCCTGGCGTTCCTCGGTGATCCAGGCCACCGCTCTTCTGATCGCTTCGCCTTCCGGCATGATGGTTGTCATTTGGCCTTCTCCATAGGTTAAATTTCGGGTTTTCTGTCGCGGATTCCCGCCGCTCGCTCAAAATTCCAGGCAACTCGCATGAGCGTACCCTCGGCAAAATAACCGCCCGTCAACTGCAGACCGATGGGCAGACCCTGGCGTGAGAACCCGCAGGGAACGGACATGCCCGGCACGCCGGCCAGGTTCGTTGACAGGGTAAAAACATCCGACAGATACATGGTCAGAGGATCATCCGTTTTGGAGCCGATGGAAAACGCCGGGGTCGGGGCAACGGGCGAAACCATGACGTCGCAGCGGCTAAAGGCTTTTTTAAAATCATCGGCGATCAGGGAGCGCACCTGGCAGGCCTTCTTGTAATATGCGTCGTAATATCC from Thermodesulfobacteriota bacterium harbors:
- a CDS encoding DUF3450 family protein: MNKFYVLLCFILVCVRPVAAGDMRLDYEQMREKKDAALRQAEASARQAQLEAEESRRKILADKSALQQAVAELEKQNDALKPQVAGAEKQVEQLTAQTLSLQKSLSELSGLVREIAGFVRGFARDMEEIYRHSPQSALTDDRQGRMAGLAGTDRLPSMAVVRDMTDMLLQEINWSGQVRRVTGTVIDRGGQESPADILLIGNLTAAYQTGQETGFALYSDASRGLFALSEKPPFLTVRSIRKYLSGKTDSVWLDISGGAALRQMTHQLSLMAQIPKGGPIVWPTVLIFFLGLGIIAERVRYLRRGSCDAEAFMARVSACIRQEDWDSCCRLCDGEKGKSVPRVIRTALDFRQMSREDMENALQEAILNEVPRLERFLSTLGMLATIAPLLGLLGTVTGMINTFHVITYYGTGDPRMMSSGISEALVTTMVGLGVAIPLMLAHTLISRRVEHTIAQMEEKAVSFVNQVFKTRGRGV
- a CDS encoding DUF3450 domain-containing protein; the protein is MILKRMIAAGIIGLVICCWSPEGMAEDFAARLQAPIDQAIDTRISTQKEMDLWEQERIRLTERYDQLQREQADLTDRLTQLQKEIADRQSLALSLETQINEARAMAAEIEPFLASVYPRIRQEVEADLPFLSAERKDRLDHLKQVLDDPEVSVSEKFRKTMETLLVEAAYGNTSDVYQEQLRLEGDERMFSVLRVGRVALFCLSPDQNLAGYYSVAEGTWRPLPGRWCRDLQAAIDMAEKRRPADLVKLPLGKLAGREGNPHE
- the radA gene encoding DNA repair protein RadA — its product is MKNTKTVFCCQNCGHQSPKWLGRCPECESWGTFVEEAVGISVGKTAPVMAGRAAKPVPLGEVTIGDEQRRKTGISEFDRALGGGIVAGSLILIGGDPGIGKSTLMLQAAQRLVEAGHKVLYVSGEESLKQLKMRSERLGGSRAADILAVAETSIETVVATADALRPDALIIDSIQTMASPDFSSAPGSVGQVREATMRLMVMAKQTGVPVFLIGHVTKDGSIAGPRTMEHMVDTVLYFEGDKNQVFRILRAVKNRFGSTNEIGVFEMKTAGLDEVANPSAVFLSEKPENSPGSVVSASMEGTRPILVELQALASRSGLGMPRRTILGLDQNRVALLVAVMEKKLGMELMGYDVFMNVAGGVKISEPAVDLGIIAAVASSFLDRPIKPGTVVLGEVGLTGEVRAINHIETRVAEVKKMGFNSCLLPYSNVKRMHNEKQITITGVKTISDAIEALF
- a CDS encoding RlmE family RNA methyltransferase; the protein is MSRNNNNPWSRPDFYARQAKKDHYPARSVYKLMEIQKKYKLLRKGDKVVDLGCAPGSWLLYAAEVVGDQGTVTGMDLTAVTIGLPPRASAHVMDMFELRSDDPLFSGKKADVVLSDMAPSTTGHTGTDAARSQDLAMAALTLAGEILRPGGNFVCKLFQGEDFKIFTDMVKKQFNRSAIFKPASCRKDSRETYIIGLGKKEPGNVRS
- a CDS encoding YebC/PmpR family DNA-binding transcriptional regulator — protein: MSGHNKWSSIKHKKQAADAKRGQAFTKLIKEITAAARAGGGDINANARLRSAIAAAKMENMPKDNMDRAIKKGTGELDGVNYEELTYEGYGPGGAAIFLESLTDNKNRTVSDIRHIFSRHAGRLAENGSVAYLFKKKGYCEIDKATADEDKVMETAIEAGAEDVREAEGSFEVITAVADFEAVKQALTDAGITCSLAEITMLPQNTIDLGEKESEQMLKLLEALDDCDDVQKVYTNANLDESAGA
- the nadA gene encoding quinolinate synthase NadA codes for the protein MIEALKKKRNAIILAHNYQPPEIQDLADLCGDSLELSIRASATDAEVIVFCGVHFMAETASIVCPDKTILFPAPDAGCPMADMVTVPALRAKIKELGDMPVVTYVNSSAAVKAMSTVCCTSANVVKVVNSLDEAELLMTPDRNLASYAASLTDKTIHLWDGCCPIHDALRATDVLSAKKRHPDAVVMAHPECRGEVLDLADAVLSTSGMLRYAQDSEADQFLVATENGLMHALRKACPEKTFYPVSEKMICPDMKRITPQMIVDCLENMGPEVKVPADIQERALDAVQRMLALR
- the lolA gene encoding outer membrane lipoprotein chaperone LolA; the protein is MKKVAVTCFWLSVCLTAVWSWADPAPSTPASAADLLKQIQSTYASGSFSARFEQVSTLKAMDITDTAAGKAFFKDPGMMRWEYITPDPQQIITDGKKLWIYKPLENQVMTGDTPALFDDGQGVNFLAALNTISEKNQVTIDSNRTNEGFYALKLVPNKKTGDLAAIYFYVSRQSGLVEEIETMNTYEDTTRIIFSDIRLGEPLGNALFIFEPPANADVLLLDPKN
- a CDS encoding PilZ domain-containing protein, encoding MLLKRVCRREPGLPVPEKMYSQMEKELQRRAHPRFSCAVPIVVVRDSPRRLSSALMLNYSEGGVYFELSSPLDTGSYVMVKTDDDPLLDSGGFGPARQCRAEVRWCLEIEIGGARRYGCGVQFINHQSQS
- a CDS encoding ferredoxin encodes the protein MKARITSQCMGDRNCNKLCPEVFQYDEDQLLSVVQFGVIPEKYEDLVRQAASECGAQAIEIEE
- the rbr gene encoding rubrerythrin; amino-acid sequence: MGKFRDSRTARNLMLSFAGESQARNRYTYFSRRALEEGYVQIADIFRETADQECEHALRFFKFFNGGEMEITGSFPSGVIADTYANLTAAADGERFEHTRLYPDFAQTARDEGFERAAETWEAIIVSERQHEKRYRELAANLLAGKTFARERETVWRCRNCGYLHTGTRPPDKCPACVMPRGYFELLAENW